A single window of Dermacentor albipictus isolate Rhodes 1998 colony chromosome 1, USDA_Dalb.pri_finalv2, whole genome shotgun sequence DNA harbors:
- the ppl gene encoding glycine cleavage system H protein has translation MAAIRCILRTALQHSLYLKHSVLKPLQPCAVSSRCFSLSPSSKAERRFSEKHEWVIMDGDIGTVGISQHAQEALGDVVYVQPPDIGMELAQHDECGAIESVKAASEIYTPVSGKVTEVNKALEDKPALVNSDCYNEGWIFKLKVKNTDELKSLMDEEAYQEFLKSSA, from the exons ATGGCAGCTATTCGGTGCATCCTGCGGACTGCGCTTCAGCATTCCCTCTACTTGAAACACAGTGTCCTCAAACCCTTGCAGCCATGTGCTGTTTCGTCCCGGTGCTTCAGTTTGAGTCCATCATCAAAAGCCG AGCGAAGGTTTTCAGAGAAACACGAGTGGGTCATAATGGATGGAGATATTGGTACAGTCGGCATCTCGCAGCATGCACAG GAAGCACTTGGTGATGTAGTCTATGTTCAGCCACCAGATATTGGCATGGAACTTGCACAACATG ATGAATGTGGTGCCATTGAGAGTGTTAAGGCTGCCAGCGAGATATATACACCTGTTTCAGGGAAAGTCACAGAGGTCAACAAAGCACTTGAGGACAAACCAGCACTTGTAAATAGCGACTGTTATAATGAAG GGTGGATATTCAAACTGAAGGTGAAGAATACTGATGAATTGAAGTCCCTCATGGATGAGGAGGCCTACCAGGAATTTCTAAAATCTAGTGCGTGA
- the LOC139054091 gene encoding dynein light chain roadblock-type 2-like: MTSEVEEIFKKLKDQEGVVGVVVTTSEGAPIKTSFDNVTTMQYATLVTRLCEQARSTLRDLEPGNDLTFLRMRTKKHEIMISPDKNYCLVVVQNPSG, from the exons ATGACG TCCGAAGTCGAAGAGATATTCAAGAAGCTGAAAGACCAGGAGGGAGTCGTTGGAGTAGTGGTTACGACATCTGAAG GAGCACCTATCAAAACGTCATTTGACAATGTAACGACTATGCAATACGCTACCCTTGTCACACGACTGTGTGAACAGGCACGAAGCACTCTGCGGGACCTAGAACCTGGAAACGACTTGACATTCCTCAGGATGCGGACCAAGAAGCATGAAATTATGATATCACCAG ATAAGAACTATTGCTTGGTTGTGGTTCAAAATCCATCTGGATGA